In Crassostrea angulata isolate pt1a10 chromosome 4, ASM2561291v2, whole genome shotgun sequence, one genomic interval encodes:
- the LOC128181803 gene encoding LOW QUALITY PROTEIN: schlafen family member 13-like (The sequence of the model RefSeq protein was modified relative to this genomic sequence to represent the inferred CDS: substituted 1 base at 1 genomic stop codon), translated as MSRFKRRKTSMGSSGLSTIDITSNLHRYGDCILHCNVYISRGIHELDNDIVLRYACAIANSGGGILHMQNVDYKSGVCSKDLDTWWSGMEIKLAAMISSDDICNYFDMVGNYDDDDLYLFVKTSEHICTINYHSRLPTDTATHEVSYQSVIKLLQKEGPEKPLAALPHVPTDYYYGITHECLKQETKQIQFKQLSGRNSRDGKGIPEKIKSLVSKYVSAFANHEGGHIYFGIDDDQAAVYGEDMSYQDQERTAKLVQLRMDVIIWGSSTFSAQRGVHWDIQFFPVQDVPPRKNPRFVVVVSVCKFPGGVFTATPDSYYVNTCNQEVKCWSFDQWRKAMLNPFRDKPELHGRFVKLPLMVPQAPLVFSLKHTINSIKSKLLTEKSMKLPQPRHFLSFINHRDTRDLICSVVDHFPAGQHLSLFVNCWGLSVPSAPIPKVICDLFVVSESSGCHLITFANSESSSIWTHAQDVAAHLKYKMVALGGCVAKFGIATHIINVKNFTEVKHDLDCKFYPSHFDMTSEKFDEVINSLIVIMAAYQPVDFTTLNSKDMSNILSCDTHFFMLTCDQFELLFRRQFTXELWVHSPPGAGKTVAAVQFVQELKRRGCQSSEILYLAENKLLCSYVGSFNICRVATRLEFLQSDKDSYSSVRNVIVDEAQNFKDRDGDWYSAAERLTKPRENSQVQACTDKNLTAINSDLSLLERHGFFWVFMDYSQKVHKFSAGLPSIIGKNNFMMSEITRNSKEIFEYAMHFMNDSPEGQKVQLPDDMAGLRGDVEVSPHLGHNYKSGQSVEILKCDKEHLKEKLFQVLSGIIDSGVSVDDLAVLVGSKQDKPEVTANVKPLSQKIECGLEVDTVKEFSGLDRGTIIGVDPKVNSEHADLNKFILSLATRARDKLVIISTSDDIQQKLATKV; from the exons ATGAGCAGGTTTAAGAGGAGGAAGACGTCAATGGGATCTTCCGGGCTTTCAACGATTGACAT aacATCAAATTTACATAGGTATGGAGACTGCATTCTCCATTGTAATGTCTACATCTCCAGGGGAATTCACGAACTAGACAATGATATCGTTTTGCGATATGCCTGTGCCATTGCGAACAGTGGAGGTGGAATTCTCCACATGCAGAATGTGGATTACAAGAGTGGTGTATGTTCCAAAGACTTGGATACTTGGTGGAGCGGAATGGAAATCAAACTGGCCGCCATGATCTCATCTGATGACATCTGTAACTATTTCGACATGGTGGGGAATTACGATGACGATGATCTTTATCTTTTTGTGAAAACGTCTGAGCACATTTGTACCATCAACTACCACTCGCGGCTACCAACTGACACGGCTACTCATGAAGTCAGTTACCAGTCGGTAATAAAGTTACTACAGAAGGAAGGACCTGAAAAGCCACTAGCTGCTCTTCCTCATGTACCTACGGATTACTATTATGGAATAACCCATGAGTGTCTCAAgcaagaaacaaaacaaattcaatTCAAACAGCTTTCTGGAAGAAATTCCAGAGATGGAAAGGGCATTCCtgagaaaataaaatctttggTATCCAAGTACGTATCTGCGTTTGCGAACCATGAAGGGGGACACATTTATTTTGGGATTGACGATGACCAAGCTGCAGTTTATGGGGAAGATATGAGTTATCAGGACCAGGAGAGAACTG CAAAACTGGTCCAGTTGAGAATGGACGTGATAATTTGGGGGAGTTCCACATTTAGCGCCCAGAGAGGGGTACACTGGGATATCCAGTTCTTTCCTGTCCAGGATGTGCCTCCTAGAAAG AATCCTAGGTTTGTGGTGGTGGTATCAGTATGTAAGTTTCCTGGGGGTGTGTTCACGGCTACGCCAGATAGTTACTATGTCAACACTTGTAACCAGGAAGTGAAGTGCTGGTCCTTCGACCAATGGAGGAAAGCAATGCTCAATCCTTTCAGAG ATAAGCCAGAGCTACACGGCCGGTTTGTCAAGCTTCCCCTGATGGTGCCCCAGGCTCCGCTGGTATTCTCTCTAAAACATACCATCAACAGCATAAAATCCAAATTGTTGACCG AGAAATCGATGAAGCTACCACAGCCGCGCCACTTTCTGTCCTTTATCAACCACCGGGACACGAGGGACCTCATCTGCTCTGTGGTTGACCACTTCCCGGCGGGCCAACATCTGTCCCTGTTTGTCAACTGCTGGGGGCTCTCTGTTCCTTCTGCCCCAATTCCCAAGGTCATCTGTGATTTGTTTGTGGTTAGTGAGTCCAGTGGGTGTCACTTAATCACTTTCGCCAACTCAGAGTCCAGTTCTATATGGACACATGCCCAGGATGTGGCCGCACATCTCAAATACAAGATGGTGGCACTTGGGGGCTGCGTTGCAAAGTTTGGCATTGCTACACATATCATCAATGTTAAGAACTTCACAGAAGTTAAGCATGATTTGGACTGCAAATTTTATCCCTCTCATTTCGACATGACATCAGAGAAATTTGATGAGGTCATTAATTCCCTAATAGTGATAATGGCAGCATATCAGCCAGTAGATTTTACAACGCTTAACTCCAAAGATATGTCAAACATTTTGTCTTGCGACACACATTTTTTTATGCTCACATGCGATCAGTTTGAGCTGCTTTTCAGGCGTCAGTTTACCTAGGAATTATGGGTACATAGTCCACCTGGTGCAGGAAAAACTGTGGCCGCAGTACAGTTTGTGCAGGAGTTAAAGCGGCGTGGATGTCAGAGTTCAGAAATTCTTTATCTGGCTGAAAACAAGCTGCTTTGTTCTTATGTTGG ATCTTTCAACATCTGTCGGGTGGCAACACGCCTTGAATTCTTACAATCCGATAAAGATTCTTACAGCAGTGTTAGAAACGTCATAGTGGATGAGGCCCAGAATTTCAAAGACAGAGACGGTGATTGGTACAGTGCTGCCGAGCGTTTGACCAAACCACGGGAAAACTCGCAAGTACAAGCATGCACGGACAAGAATCTGACAGCTATAAATTCTGATCTCAGTTTATTAGAGAGACATGGTTTCTTCTGGGTGTTCATGGACTACTCACAGAAAGTTCACAAGTTCAGTGCCGGTCTTCCATCCATCATTGGTAAAAACAACTTCATGATGAGCGAGATCACTCGTAATTCTAAAGAAATCTTTGAGTATGCCATGCATTTCATGAACGACTCCCCGGAAGGCCAAAAAGTGCAATTACCAGATGATATGGCGGGGTTACGTGGGGATGTGGAAGTTTCACCTCACCTTGGACACAACTACAAGTCTGGACAGTCCGTCGAAATCCTGAAATGTGATAAGGAACACTTGAAAGAAAAACTCTTCCAAGTTTTATCGGGCATTATTGATAGTGGAGTCAGTGTTGATGATTTGGCTGTTCTTGTTGGTAGCAAACAGGATAAGCCGGAAGTCACTGCTAATGTGAAACCCTTGTCGCAGAAGATAGAATGCGGCCTGGAGGTAGACACTGTGAAAGAATTCAGTGGATTGGATCGAGGAACTATTATAGGGGTGGATCCAAAAGTGAACTCTGAGCATGCTGACCTTAATAAGTTCATTCTGAGTTTAGCGACCCGTGCAAGAGATAAGCTTGTCATTATTTCTACCTCTGATGACATTCAGCAGAAATTGGCCACTAAAGTCTGA
- the LOC128182362 gene encoding uncharacterized protein LOC128182362, producing the protein MAGIDYCTVLPSWDFDKDPAVVVEYYFGQEPSSQTDDNNTESGPQFCQDLNPKNCLTVTRVEGEEEACTVTLTCKPQYHVSICGLHVYSQAGLMEIYDASEGYLKTVRGQRVRMMGDDEGGEETEVVFRCRSSLDTCYGLTIKFPRLQGTSTLKLYKVVFILHPEPEDEYSRNGGEIGQINMSKVRSYVTSLGDNLPEGARGLMQSMEEYQQNQRSSMSGLSNLLGQRPMSAGSPLGMMGLMSMFSQMGVKSSQLPNRPSHSHSNPSSLSQGATGNRPSSSNSEESADVFSLLHNICDKVSGMREDEKRKAKESDEARREENGTAVEQPNLDNTQMNSNNGNSVEEISSEDIDISVRPPNILDTKLDALEQRLLNHIDLKISEMETRINSKLDNILHQLSRKSTTETES; encoded by the exons atGGCAGGGATAGACTATTGCACGGTTCTACCCTCCTGGGACTTTGATAAAGATCCGGCTGTTGTTGTAGAATACTATTTCGGTCAAGAACCAAG CTCACAGACTGATGACAACAATACAGAGTCTGGACCCCAGTTCTGTCAGGACCTGAACCCCAAAAACTGTCTCACGGTGACCAGGGTGGAGGGTGAGGAGGAGGCATGTACTGTAACCTTGACCTGCAAACCTCAGTACCATGTCAGCATATGTGGCCTGCATGTGTACAGTCAAGCTGGCCTGATGGAAATCTACGATGCCAGTGAGGGGTATCTGAAGACGGTCCGGGGGCAGAGAGTGAGGATGATGGGTGACGATGAAGGGGGAGAGGAGACGGAGGTGGTGTTTAGATGTAGGTCATCGCTGGACACCTGTTATGGACTGACCATAAAG tttccAAGGCTACAGGGAACAAGTACCCTCAAGCTTTACAAAGTTGTCTTCATACTCCACCCAGAACCTGAGGATGAATACAGTAGAAATGGAGGTGAAATAGGTCAAATTAATATGTCAAAGGTCAGAAGTTATGTCACAAGTCTTGGAGACAACCTCCCCGAGGGAGCCAGGGGGCTGATGCAGTCAATGGAAGAGTACCagcag AATCAAAGATCCTCAATGTCAGGGTTGTCCAATCTTCTTGGCCAGCGACCGATGTCCGCAGGGTCACCACTTGGAATGATGGGATTAATGTCTATGTTCTCTCAGATGGGAGTCAAGTCGAGTCAGTTACCGAATCGGCCTTCACACAGCCATTCAAATCCCAGCAGTTTGTCCCAGGGAGCAACAGGAAATCGTCCAAGTAGTTCAAACAGCGAAGAATCTGCAGATGTGTTTTCATTGTTACATAACATTTGTGACAAAGTTTCAGGAATGAGGGAGGATGAGAAAAGAAAAGCCAAAGAGAGTGATGAAGCCAGAAGGGAGGAGAATGGAACAGCAGTTGAACAACCTAATTTGGACAATACTCAGATGAACAGTAATAATGGAAATTCTGTGGAAGAAATAAG cagtGAGGACATTGATATTTCTGTTAGACCTCCAAACATTCTGGACACTAAGTTAGACGCTCTAGAGCAGAGACTCTTAAATCACATTGACCTAAAGATAAGTGAAATGGAAACACGAATCAATTCCAAACTTGACAATATCCTTCACCAGCTCTCAAGAAAGTCTACGACAGAAACAGAGTCCTGA